Proteins encoded in a region of the Chloroflexaceae bacterium genome:
- the cas2e gene encoding type I-E CRISPR-associated endoribonuclease Cas2e, producing MTVIVLERVPVGVRGELTRWMLEIHTGVFVGSLSARVRDLLWDQVCDQMCEGAGFLVYQTNNEQGFALRSCGRTDRRLIQVEGLFLVKIPS from the coding sequence ATGACCGTCATCGTTCTTGAGCGCGTACCAGTTGGCGTGCGTGGCGAGCTGACGCGCTGGATGCTCGAAATTCATACCGGCGTTTTTGTAGGAAGTCTGTCAGCCAGAGTACGCGACCTGCTCTGGGACCAGGTCTGCGACCAGATGTGCGAAGGCGCAGGTTTTCTGGTCTACCAGACCAACAACGAACAGGGGTTTGCGCTGCGAAGTTGCGGGCGAACAGATCGGCGCCTGATCCAGGTCGAAGGGCTCTTTCTGGTAAAGATCCCGTCCTGA